TTGTTCCGGGCATAGAGCTTTCCGCTATTAATAACGAAAAAGAAATTCATATAGTGGCGCTGTTTATTGACTGGAAAGATCAGGAGTTTGTTAAAAAACTTACTTATTTTCAGAAGAAACGCACGGAACGCGCGAAAAAAATAATAAGCAAACTTAAAGAGCTTAATATGGACATTGCTTTTGAAGACCTGTTTGAATTTACCGAAAATATCAATAACGCGGGCAGGCTTCACATCGCGAAACTTATGGTGCAGAAGAATTACGCGAAAAACGTAAAGGACGCTTTTGCCAGGTTTCTTGCCGAAGACAGGGTGGCGTATGTGGCCAAGGCAAAGCTTACCGTGCAGGAGGCGATAACGCTGGTAAAGGAAGTAAAAGGAGTATCCATATTGGCGCATCCGGGTTTGTATAACGCGGATGAAATGATTCCGGAGTGGACAAAGCAAGGGTTAAACGGGATAGAAGTTTTTCACCCCGACCACACTTATGAAGATATGAATAAATATATGGATATTGCCAATGCCAACGGGCTTTTGGTCAGCGGCGGGTCAGACTGCCACGGTACTTCAAAGGATTACACAAGGATAGGCAAGATAAGGCTTCCTTACGAATATTATGACAGGATACAAAAATTCAAAAATGAAGTTTATGGAGAATAAAATGGAACAGGGAAAGAAAAATGATGTCAATGCCGCGCCTGAACAGCCGGTGTTAAGCGAGTCTGAACTTTTAAAGGCCAGAAAAGACAACCTTGAATATTTTGTAAATAAGGGAAATGCGCCGTATAAGTACGGCTATGAAAGAAGCGGCACAATTGCTGAAATTAAAGAGCGTAATGGTTCAGTGGCGGAAGGCGTTGAAGGGGAAGTTACAGAGCGCGCGGCCGGCAGAATAATGAGCATAAGGGGCCACGGCAAGACTACGTTTGCCAATATAAAGGATTTTTCCGGAACCATTCAGGTTTACATAAGAAAAGACGCGGTGGGCGATGAAGCGTATGAAGATTTTAAAAAGATGGATATAGGCGACATTTTTGGCGTGGAAGGAAAAGTTTTTAAAACAAAGACAGGCGAACTTACGGTAAAGGCTGATAAGTTTGAACTTTTAACAAAGTCGCTGCTGCCGCTTCCGGAAAAATGGCACGGGCTGAAAGATAAAGAGACCCGCTACCGCAAACGGTATCTTGATTTAATCTCAAACGAAGAGGTGATGAGTACTTTTGTGCTTAGGACTAAAATAATTAAAGAGATAAGAAACTTTCTGGATTCGCGCGGTTTTCTGGAAGTGGAAACTCCCATGATGCAGGCGATACCGGGCGGCGCCAAGGCGAAACCTTTTTTAACGCACCACAACGCGCTGGATTTGGATTTATACATGAGGATAGCGCCGGAACTTTATCTTAAAAGGCTGCTTGTGGGCGGCTTTGAAAAAGTGTACGAAATAAACCGTAATTTCAGAAATGAAGGTATATCCATAAAACACAACCCGGAATTTACAATGGTAGAGCTGTATCAGGCGTACACGGATTTTCAGGGAGTGATGAGCCTTTGTGAAGAGATGATTGCGCACCTTGCCGAAAAACTGCTTGGCAAAATGGTTATCACTTACCAGGGCTCGGAAATTGATTTGACTCCTCCGTGGAAAAGGATTTCCATGAAGGATGCCATTAAAGAATACGCGGAAATTGATTTTGATTCAAAGACGGATGCGCAGCTTGAAGAAATATTAAAAGCAAAAGAAGTGGATGTAAGGCCCGGCGCGCTGCGCGGGGAACTTTTGGAACTTGTATTCGGAGAACTTGTGGAACCCAAATTAATGGGGCCTGTTTTTATAACCGATTTCCCGGTGGAAATATCGCCGCTGGCAAAAGTAAACAGAAACAACCCGGCTATTACGGAGCGCTTTGAACCGTATATTTTTGGCCGCGAACTTGCAAACGGATTCTCTGAACTTAACGATTCCGAAGACCAGGAAAGAAGGTTCAGGCAGCAGATAGATATGGACACGCATGGCGAAGTGGCAAAGGCAATTGATGAAGATTACGTGGAAGCGTTAAAATATGGAATGCCGCCGGCAGGCGGCCTTGGAATTGGCATAGACAGGCTGATAATGTTCTTGACTGATTCGGCTTCAATAAGGGATGTAATATTGTTCCCGCTGTTAAGGCCGGAGAAGTAATTTAGACGCTTGGATGCTTGGAAAGAGCGTATTAAGCTATAAGCAGTTAAGCATAAGCGGAATACAAACAAGCGGTTTGGTGGCTTGGTTTAGATCTGGTAGGCGCGGGTCTTTAGCCCGCGGATTTTTTAAGGTGTGTTTTTTAATGTAGAGATGCAATACATTGCATCTTGTTTTGGAAGTGGATTTATGAAGGTCTGGTTCTGGTAGGCGCACCCTTTAGGGTGCGGTAGTAGCGAGCGTGCGAGCGGAAATCCCGGCAATGAAGCGAATGTATGAGCGAAAGCAGGCGGGACAAACAAAGACAAAATGCAAAGACATTTAGCAAGGCAGGAGATAGGACGCAGGTTCGGACGGTTTTCTAAGCATCCAACCATCCAAGCGTCCAAGCATCAGAATAAAGGAGTTGAGTATCATGCCAAGGCCTTTTAATTACTTTATAGGATTGCGTTATCTGTCTGCGAAGAAGAAGGGTTTTATAAATCTTATCTCCATACTTTCCGTGGCGGGTATCGCGCTTGGCGTGACCGCGCTGATTGTTGTTATCTCCGTTATGAACGGGTTTCACGAGGATATCCGCGATAAAATAATAGGCACCAATGCCCACGTGGTTGTATCTTCTTATACCAAAGAGGGCATTTCCGGATACAAACAAAAAATGAAGGGCATAAAAAAAATTCAGCATGTGAAAGCGGCGGCGCCTTATTTTATGGGGCAGGTTATGTTAAAGTCCGGCGATAAAGTGGAAGGTATGCTTTTGTGGGGGATAGAACCTTCAAGCATGTCGTCTGTAAACAACCTGGAAAAAAACATAATAAAAGGCGATATGGATTTTATAATGAGGGAGCTGCCTGACGGCAAGCGCGGAATTGTGCTGGGCAAAGAACTTATGAACAATATAGGCGCGGAACTTGGGGATGAGATTATTGTTATATCGCCGGTGTTTCAGCAGACCGCTACGGGCATGATTCCCAAGATGAGCAAGATGAGCATAGTGGGGGTCTTTGAAGCGGGTATGTATGATTACGACACCACGTTTGCCTACGCGTCAATGGATACGGTGCAGAAACTGTTTAACCGCGGCGACGTGGCAACAGGCATAGCCATAAAAACAGACAAACTTGAAAACGCCACGATAGTGGCCACGGAAATTCACAGGATATTTAAAGACCTGTGGGCGCGCGACTGGATGTCTTTGAATAAGAACCTTTTTTCCGCGCTTAAGATAGAAAAACTTGCCATGTTCATAATTCTGCTGCTGGTGGTTCTTGTGGCGGCGTTTAATATCGCTTCCACCCTTATAATGATTGTAATGAGAAAAACCAAAGATATAGGAATTCTAAAATCTATGGGTGCCAGCAACAGCGATGTCATGAATATTTTTATAATACAGGGGGTGGCTACGGGCATCCTTGGCGCTATCATAGGGTTTGTTTCGGGAGTGCTTATATGCGTATATTTAAAAGCATACCCCATTTCCATGCCCGGCGGAGGCAGCGTTTATTACATTGACAAACTTGCGGTATCGCTGAAGTTCTCAGAAGTGATTATAATTCCCATTGCGGCGATTATCATATCGTTTTTTGCGACGCTATACCCTTCTTATCACGCGTCCAAACTGGATCCTGTAGAGGCGGTGCGTTATGAGTAATATAATGACGGCAAGGGATATAAGAAAAACATTTGAAACCGGAAAGAACCAGCTTAATGTTTTAAAAAGCGTAAACCTGGAAGTTAAAAAAGGCGAGCTGCTGATGATAGTGGGGCCTTCGGGCGCCGGAAAAAGCACGCTTCTTGCCATCCTTGGCGGATTAAGCAGGCCGGGCAGCGGCAGGGTGCTTTTAAATGATGAAGACATGTATACGCTTAATGATGAAAAACTTGCGATGCTTCGCAGCAAAAGGCTGGGTTTCATATTCCAGTTTCACCATTTATTGCCTGAATTTAACGCCATGGAAAACGTGGCCATGCCGGCAATGATTGCGGGCATAAATAAAAAAGAGGCGCTGGAAAAGGCAAAAAAACTTCTTATCACCATTGGTTTGGGCGGAAGGCTTACGCATAAGCCCAGCGAACTGTCCGGAGGAGAACAGCAAAGGGTGGCAATTGCCAGGTCGCTTATAAATGACCCTGACATTGTGTTCGCTGATGAACCCACCGGCAATCTGGACAAGGCAAACGCGGAAATTATTCACAAAGTAATACTGGATTTTAACCGCAGTTTTGGGCACACTTTTGTAATTGTGACGCATAACGAACATTTGACTTCAATCGGAAACAGGATAGTATTAATAGAAGACGGCAACATATCAAGCATTAAGAATGTAAGATAAATTCTTAATGTTAAATTACAGGAGGAAAGTATGCTGATTAATCTTAACGGGAAGATGGTACCAAAAGAAAAGGCTGTGATTTCGGTGTTTGATCACGGATTGTTATATGGAGACGGAATATTTGAAGGCATAAGGGTGTATTCCAATAATGTTTTCAGGTTAAAGGATCACATAGAAAGGCTTTATGATTCCGCCAAGTTCCTGAATATGGATATTGGCATGAAACAGGAAGAGATGGTTAAGCAGGTAGTGGAAACGGTAAAAGTTAATAAGTTAAAGGACGGATATATACGCCTTGTTGTCACAAGGGGAGTGGGCGACCTTGGGCTGGACCCGAAAAAATGCGTTGATGGAGTGACGTTTTTTATCATAGCCGCTAACATAAGCCTGTACCCGGAAGAGTTATATAAGAAAGGTATGGCTATCACCACCGTGGCGGTAAGGCGTAATTTAAGCGAAACGCTGGAACCAAGGGTAAAGTCGCTTAACTATCTGAATAACATTCTGGCAAAGATGGAAGCGGGCAACCACGGTTCCGCGGAAGCCATAATGATAAACAACTTAGGCCATGTGGCGGAAGCTACGGGAGATAATGTTTTTTATTTTAAAAAGGGAAAACTTTATACTCCCACTCTTGCAAGCGGGGCTTTGGGCGGAATGACAAGAAGGACAGTAATGGAAATCGGGGAAGGGCTTAAGATGGATGTATTTGAAAGCATAGTTACAAGGTACGACCTTTACACCGCTGACGAATGTTTCCTTACCGGAACCGCGGCCAAGGTTATTCCCGTGACAAAGATAGACGGAAGAGTTATAGGCGAAGGCGTGCCGGGGCCGCTTACAAAAAAGATAATAACGGAATTCAAAAAGAAAACTGTTACACTTGGCGTTAAGGTAAAATAAAAAATAGTCAGGGCAGCTGTTTTTGCGCGCGTTAACTATGGGATAAAGAGGTGAACCATGTTTGACAAATTTACCGACAGGGCAAGAAAAGTTGTGGCGTTTGCCAAAGAAGAAGCGCAGAGGCTGGGGCATGATTATGTGGGTACGGAACACATACTGCTTGGGATAATAAAAGACGGCGGAGGAATGGCCGCTGCTGTTATGGAAACTTTAAATATAGACCTGGAAAAACTGAAACTTGAAGTGGAAGAAAAAATAGTGGATACCGCCACTTCCACAATGCTTGCCGGTGAAATTCCTTTTACGCCGGTCAGCAAAAGGGCGTTTCAGTACGCCGCGGAAGAGTCGCAGCTGATGGGGCATAATTATATAGGCACGGAACATATGCTGCTTGGGCTTTTAAAGGAAGAAGACGGGCTGGCTTCGCGTGTGCTTAAAGAGGTAGGGGTAAACTATAAAAAAGCAAAAGAAATGACCATTAATATTCTGGGCACAAGCTCGCCGGCAAAACTTCCAAATTTTCAGGGCGGCACAGCTTCAAAGACGGCAACGCCCACCCTTGATAATTTTGGGCGCGATCTTACAACCCTTGCGCGTGACAGCAAACTTGACCCTGTCATCGGCAGGGAAGACGAAATAGAACGCGTGATACAGATATTAAGCAGAAGGACAAAAAATAATCCCGTACTTATAGGCGAACCGGGAGTGGGTAAAACAGCTATAGTGGAAGGCCTTGCGCAGAAAATAATAAAAGGCGAAGTGCCGGAGCTGCTTTTAAACAAGCGGGTAGTGACCCTTGATTTATCATCCGTTGTCGCGGGGACAAAATACAGGGGCGAATTTGAAGAAAGGTTAAAGACAATAATAAACGAAGTCCGCCACGCCAATAATTCCGTAATTCTTTTCATTGATGAACTGCATACAATTGTGGGCGCGGGTGCAGCCGAAGGCGCAATTGACGCGTCCAATATGTTAAAGCCGCCGCTTGCAAGGGGCGAATTTCAGTGTATTGGAGCCACCACGTTGAACGAGTACCGCAAACACATAGAAAAAGACGGGGCGCTGGAGAGGCGTTTTCAGTCCATAATTGTAAAGGCGCCGTCCATAGACCAGACTATTGAAATTATCAAAGGATTAAAAGACAAATACGAGGCGCATCACAAAGTAACATACGAGGATGAAGCCATAGAAGCCGCCACAAAACTTTCCAACAGGTATATAACGGAAAGGTTCCTGCCGGATAAAGCGATTGATTTAATAGACGAAGCGGGAGCAAGGGCAAGGCTATACGCCACCACCCTGCCGGAAGATATAAGGGAAGTGGATAAGGAAATTGAACATATCCGCAAGGAGCTTGAATCTTCCGCTAAGGCGCAGGAATATGAAAAGGCCGCGGGTTTCAGGGACAAAATAAACGAGCTTAACCGCAGGCGCATGGAAATGAAGAAAAAGTTTGACAACAGCAAGTCCAAAAAAGTACCGGTGGTTAAGGCGGAAGACATAGCGTTTATAATATCCAAACAGACAGGCGTTCCTCTTTATAAACTTGAAGAAAAAGAGTCGGAAAAACTTTTAAAGATGGAAGAAGAATTCGGCAAAAGGCTTATAGGGCAGGAAGAGGCCATAAAGGCTGTTTCCAAGGCGATAAGGCGTTCGCGTTCCGGAATGTCTGACCCCAACAAACCCATAGGTTCGTTTATTTTTTTAGGGCCAACGGGGGTGGGTAAGACAGAAATGGCAAGGTCGCTTGCCGATATTCTCTTTGAAGACAGGGAAGCGCTTATAAGAATAGACATGTCCGAATACATGGAAAAGTTTGCGGTGTCGCGCCTGACAGGGGCGCCTCCGGGATATGTGGGGTTTGAAGACGGCGGGCAGCTTACGGAAAAAGTAAGGCGCAGGCCGTATTCGGTGGTGCTGTTTGATGAAATAGAAAAAGCTCATCCGGAAGTATTTAATATCCTGCTGCAGCTTTTAGAAAACGGAAGGCTTACGGATTCAATAGGAAGGGTGGTGGACTTTAAAAATACTGTTGTTATCATCACTTCAAATATAGGCTCAAAGCATATAGAGAGAAGCAAGACACTTGGTTTCTCACGCGAGGCGGCCGGAGAAATTTCCTATGAAAAGATGAAAGAGTACGTTATGGAAGATTTGAAGAAAGCCATGAACCCCGAACTTTTGAACAGGGTGGATGAAATAATTGTTTTCCATCCGCTGGCAAAAGATGACGTGGGCAAAATAGTGGATATAATGCTTGTGGATGTGTTAAAACGCCTTGGTGAAAAAGGCATGGAAGTGAAGATATCGGATTCTGCCAGGGAGCTTATCGCGGAAAAAGGGTTTAACCCCATGTATGGGGCAAGGCCGTTAAGGCGTTCCATACAAAGCCTTCTGGAAGACCCTCTGGCGGAAAAGATACTTGAAGGAAATGTAAAAGGTTCAAAGAAGATAGACGTGGAAAGGGAAGAAGAAAAGCTGGTATTTAAGGATAAGCCTTGAAAATATTAAGAAGCATCTTTACAGTAATACTTACTGTTACAGCTGTTATGGCGGCAGTTTTAGTGATAGCCATGAAAAGTGGTTTTATCACTAATTATGCCGGGGATTATGTGGAAGCGGAACTGTTTAAGGCAACCGGAAGAAATATCCATATAGGCGCCATAAGGCTTGGATTTGTGGATAATATAATAATAAGCAATGTGTCAATTCCCGCGGCAAGAACAGCCGCTGCTGCCGGTGAAATTGCATCCATAAAAAGAGTTATAATACGTTTTAATTTTGTGGATTACTTTCTGAAAAAAAGGAATATAGAAACGCTGCTGTCTCATATTATTGTGGACGGCCCCGCGGTAAATATAGAAAAGAACAACGGCGTGTTTAATATTTCAAAGTTTTTTGAAACCCCATTTCCGAAGGCTTCTCCTTCATCGGGCGGCATGCCCGCGCTTCCGGTTAACCGCATACTTATAGAAAACGGCGTTATAGAATATTTTGATGCTGATAAAAAATTCAGCACCCGCATTTCTTCCCTGAAAGGCTCTTTTACCCTGGTTGATAAAAACAGCAGGTTTAAGATATTTCTTGCCGGAAAAACGCCGGGAAGCGACAGAAAGAATTTCAGCGTAAGTTATAATCAGCCGCTTGATGGAGGCGATTTTGCCGGCGTTTTATCCCTTAAGGATGAACTGCTTTCAAACTGGGTAAAATACGCGGCGCAGCCGGAACAGGTGCGGGTTAACGGCGGTAAAATATCGCTTTCCGCAAAGATTACAGGCGCTGATTTTAAACCCGATAAAATGAAGATTTCCGCAGAAGCCGCCATGGAAGGCGGAATGGTGCAGTTTGTAAACGGGCCGTATCTTGAAAACATAAGCGGTGTTTTAAATGTTGAAAATTCCGCGGCTGAAGTTACGGGCATAAGTTTTGATGTTTATGGCGGCAGAGGGGTTATAAAAGCAAAAGCGTCTGATATTTTTAGCAGGCCGTTTTATGACGGCGTATTCAGCCTGTCGGAAATAAAGGCGGAGCGGATAAATAAAGATATATTAAGCGGCAGTTTAAGGGCTGCTTTTAATTTTAAGGGAAGTCAGGAAGACTTAAAGGCCGAAGGCGGGCTGTTTTGGGATAAAGGGGCGCTGTGGGACGCCCCCGTGAAATCGCTTAGGGCGGACCTGTCATATGACGCGCAGACCTTAAATCTGAAAAACGTTTCGGGGTCGGTGGGCGGCGGCACGCTTGGCGGAAAGGGCAGGATTCATTTTGCAAAGGATAAAAAAATAGACCTTGGCATAACTTTGAAGCAGCTGCACGCGGAAAAAGTAAGCGCCGGCCGTGAATTCGGCGGTATAGCTGATATTAATTTTAATGCTTATGGCACACTTTTAACCCCCGCGGCTTCGGCTGTCGTAAAGTCAGGTATGATATCATATAAAGGCAATCAAATAAGAAACGTATCTTCGGCTTTCACTTTTTTAAAGGGTTCCCTGAAAATAACAAATTCAACCATCTTTGATTACGGAAAATACAGCGCGCTTAAACTGGACGCGGGTATTACGGTAAAGGATGATATCATCTCCGCCGGTTCAATGACGCTTAAGGATAAAAACAGCACCCTTGTTAAGGCGGCCGGTGATTACGGAATAAAAACAAAAAATATTGATATAAACGGCCGGGTAAACGGCCTTGTAATTTCAAAAGCCGATATTGCGTATTTCAGAGGCAAAGATATTGACGGAATTATAAACGCGCTGCTTGAAATAAAAGGCGCTGTTGATTCCCCGCAGATAGCTCTTGATGTTAAGTCTGACAGGCTGGAAATAAAAGGGCAGAAATACACCGTTAAAGGCAGGGCTGAACTTGCGAAAAACGAGCTTAAAGTAAGCGGTGTGGATTTTTCGGGAGGGTTTAAAGGCAGCGCTGAATTTTCGCTTAAAAATAAACTTTTTCAGATTAACGCGGATATAAAGGGGTTAAAAGGCGCGGTGGTTAAGGAAATTACCGGTATTGAATTTATTGATAACAGCGTTATAAACGGAGGAATGCTTGTAAAAAAAGAGGCCGCCGGATATGGCGGAAAGATAGGGGTGGATGTTAAATATGGCAGCGGGCTTTACCGCAGTATAGAATTAAAAGTTAACGGCGCTGAAAATCAGTTTACGGTTGAAAAACTTGACATTAATCAGTCCGAAGGCGCGCTTGTATCTTCGGGCACGTGTACCGTGACAAACGGGTCCGATGTCGCACTGCATATGAACGGCGGGATGAAAAATTATCAGATTAACAGGGCTTTAAAAGTGGATGCGGTATTATCAAACAGCATTGTGCTGAACTTTGCGGAGGATATGGCCGGAATTTTTTCCAGGTTTAAAGCTGAAAATATTAATTTTAACGGAAATGCGGTTCCGGTGCTTGATGTCACACTTAGAGGCAAAAAGGGGCAGAACGGAGAATTCAGGGCGTCCTGGGGAGAAACTTATTCCGCCGCGGGAAAATTTATCTACGGTGATAAACCCCTTATAGACGCGCTTATTAAAATTAAAGACGCGGACCTTTATCCTGTCTACCGGCTTGCGGGTTTAAAAAGGGACGGCCTTGCAAAGGATTCGCTGTTAAGGGGTGAAATAAAGATATCCGGCGAGGCTCAAAAAGCTTCTGTAAACGCCGAAATAGGGCAGGAAACAGGGCTTATAAAAATTAACGGCAGAATGGCTTTTGATGTAAAAGGCGATAAAGTTAAAGCGCGTGAAATTTCCGCCGATTATAATGTTATTAATATGGACGTTAAAAAAGCCGCGTCCGTTTTTGACAGCGGGTTTGAAGGTTCGGGCAGGTTAAACGGCAGCGGAAAACTGGGCGGCAGGCCGGGAAAGCTTGAAGCTTTGGGTGATTTTCTGGCTGTGGACGGCAGAATTGCGGGTATGGACTTTAATGACCTGGAAGTGAAATACGCTTATAAAGACAGAAAACTTTTTCTGGAAAAAGCCCTGCTGTATTATAAAAAGACATCTTTGGACCTGGCGGGAAGCGCTGTAAATTTCGCGGAAGATAAAACGATTTTCACGGATATTAAAATGCAGGCGCTTGATTATAAACTGCAGGGAAACAGGCTTAACGGATACCTTGGTATAGCAGGCAGGCTTGTTACCGGCGACAACGCCCTCTTTGACGGTTCTTTTGCCGGCGACGGTTTTCAGTTTAAAAATCATACCTTTAACCCTTTCATTATAAAAGTAAACTATTCAAAGGACGGGCTGCTTTTAAATACAAGCAAAGGGGCGTACAGGTTAAAGGGAGATATTGGTTTTGAAAAAAAATGGACGGACATAAGAAAGTTT
This sequence is a window from Candidatus Goldiibacteriota bacterium. Protein-coding genes within it:
- a CDS encoding translocation/assembly module TamB domain-containing protein, translating into MKILRSIFTVILTVTAVMAAVLVIAMKSGFITNYAGDYVEAELFKATGRNIHIGAIRLGFVDNIIISNVSIPAARTAAAAGEIASIKRVIIRFNFVDYFLKKRNIETLLSHIIVDGPAVNIEKNNGVFNISKFFETPFPKASPSSGGMPALPVNRILIENGVIEYFDADKKFSTRISSLKGSFTLVDKNSRFKIFLAGKTPGSDRKNFSVSYNQPLDGGDFAGVLSLKDELLSNWVKYAAQPEQVRVNGGKISLSAKITGADFKPDKMKISAEAAMEGGMVQFVNGPYLENISGVLNVENSAAEVTGISFDVYGGRGVIKAKASDIFSRPFYDGVFSLSEIKAERINKDILSGSLRAAFNFKGSQEDLKAEGGLFWDKGALWDAPVKSLRADLSYDAQTLNLKNVSGSVGGGTLGGKGRIHFAKDKKIDLGITLKQLHAEKVSAGREFGGIADINFNAYGTLLTPAASAVVKSGMISYKGNQIRNVSSAFTFLKGSLKITNSTIFDYGKYSALKLDAGITVKDDIISAGSMTLKDKNSTLVKAAGDYGIKTKNIDINGRVNGLVISKADIAYFRGKDIDGIINALLEIKGAVDSPQIALDVKSDRLEIKGQKYTVKGRAELAKNELKVSGVDFSGGFKGSAEFSLKNKLFQINADIKGLKGAVVKEITGIEFIDNSVINGGMLVKKEAAGYGGKIGVDVKYGSGLYRSIELKVNGAENQFTVEKLDINQSEGALVSSGTCTVTNGSDVALHMNGGMKNYQINRALKVDAVLSNSIVLNFAEDMAGIFSRFKAENINFNGNAVPVLDVTLRGKKGQNGEFRASWGETYSAAGKFIYGDKPLIDALIKIKDADLYPVYRLAGLKRDGLAKDSLLRGEIKISGEAQKASVNAEIGQETGLIKINGRMAFDVKGDKVKAREISADYNVINMDVKKAASVFDSGFEGSGRLNGSGKLGGRPGKLEALGDFLAVDGRIAGMDFNDLEVKYAYKDRKLFLEKALLYYKKTSLDLAGSAVNFAEDKTIFTDIKMQALDYKLQGNRLNGYLGIAGRLVTGDNALFDGSFAGDGFQFKNHTFNPFIIKVNYSKDGLLLNTSKGAYRLKGDIGFEKKWTDIRKFEAFNQAGVKVISASGRIMADSGDSAVDINCQELDPQLIDGLIGLGFSWKGTAAGNVKLSGNGKEGIGLTIQVAIKNGSFAGIEFDVLSGVLSLKNDWLNMSPIGPIVLTKDDKYELTLGGKIPVPMTEEAAEKMRGEQMDLKAHIKDGDLSILKFLGFIEEAQGITNVTARITGTKEYPSVTGKIDVTDGNIKLKYLFKEVSHVYANILIRDNIIDIYDLKGDTERGTIKIQNLDEKKGGIMKFVRPDEVNWRITNIGDRIRFTDTPYMEFLRGDADIDLAMTGKLEAPFIKGTIKASDFIYMYPIKSKTKAGEDTTIKDEDNFAKKITWDLQLTGGDNVRFYSNYLNNYADVYIKFGASPLLLQDKGNSMKLTGNLNIIRGVYKYMNTDFIVDDLRESKVVFDGSTKPVLDVFASAKFRRMEVYKANGQTETMDLKVNLHAYGKVGNLKIDLTSDPVLPEIGNDYNRLLYIVTVGRDMGDTTNLKPEDFTKMADAIASFWIKKGTEQIQVFLPVSVLKIDAKLSEIVGQGTDSPESTTKTAEKKTLAEVEIGQYITDKFYLGYTGKLVDTTGIMEEAQSGLDFEHTLGMEYTLDDINKLIFHKSFGNPYLGGDELYLGYELRWQFDSWGAKPRPTPSK